One genomic segment of Panicum virgatum strain AP13 chromosome 2N, P.virgatum_v5, whole genome shotgun sequence includes these proteins:
- the LOC120658414 gene encoding uncharacterized protein LOC120658414 isoform X1 has translation MEEEGTPECCCMGRMEIGGPTDAVSPPLLSDFKSTDQFQFIDGNGQRHSIARPPAAMEDSDLDSAALWAAVDYAAAKVSTRVRGAASDDDHRGEVLQPARPFKSPRLASASHATPPSPSPSPLPLPLAPPTHASPYATSDSAAAAAAAARNRLAVVESPPPQPWWFSTGSPITTPNDGGLLPSLSVDNFRKYQEVALSGGEKYLASSVYHLKSRTTPLSLMKTAMSTVLNFLFEPP, from the exons ATGGAGGAAGAGGGCACACCAGAGTGTTGTTGTATGGGCCGGATGGAGATAGGCGGGCCCACCGATGCAGTCAGCCCCCCTCTTCTCTCGGATTTCAAATCCACCGATCAATTCCAGTTCATCGACGGCAACGGCCAACGGCACAGCATCGCACGGCCTCCCGCCGCCATGGAGGACAGCGACCTCGACTCCGCCGCGCTCTGGGCCGCCGTTGACTACGCCGCCGCCAAGGTCTCCACCCGAGTCCGCGGCGCCGCAAGCGACGATGATCACCGCGGCGAGGTGCTGCAGCCCGCCCGCCCGTTCAAGTCCCCGCGGctcgcctccgcctcccacgccacgccaccgtcgccatcgccatcgccgctgcccctgcccctggcccCGCCGACTCACGCCTCTCCTTACGCCACGTccgactcggcggcggcggcggcggcggcggccaggaacCGGCTCGCGGTCGTTGAGAGCCCGCCTCCTCAGCCCTGGTGGTTTTCCACGGGGAGCCCCATCACCACGCCCAACGACGGTGGCctgctcccctccctctccgtgGACAACTTCAGAAAGTACCAGGAGGTAGCCCTCTCG GGTGGAGAAAAATATCTTGCTTCTTCAGTATATCATTTGAAATCAAGGACCACTCCATTGAGTTTGATGAAAACCGCAATGTCAACCGTGCTGAATTTCTTGTTCGAGCCTCCATGA
- the LOC120658445 gene encoding auxin-responsive protein SAUR36-like, giving the protein MVSAKRLVQMAKKWQRMAALARKRLTSSSMPRREAEGSCGASTSSVAGQGHCVVYSSDGRRFEVPLAYLGTAVFGELLSMAREEFGFAGDGGRISLPCDAAVVQYAMCLLRRDASEEVVRAFLSSMVRPCHHHTVSGVAPSMGLMRQSAVCV; this is encoded by the coding sequence ATGGTCAGTGCCAAGAGGCTCGTTCAAATGGCGAAGAAGTGGCAGAGGATGGCTGCCCTGGCGAGGAAGCGGCTCACGTCGTCGTCGATGCCGCGGAGAGAAGCCGAAGGCTCGTGCGGCGCATCAACGTCGTCGGTGGCAGGCCAGGGCCACTGCGTCGTGTACTCCTCCGACGGGAGGCGGTTCGAGGTCCCGCTGGCGTACCTCGGCACGGCGGTCTTCGGCGAGCTGCTGAGCATGGCGCGGGAGGAGTTTGGGTTCGCCGGCGACGGTGGCAGGATCTCGCTGCCCTGCGACGCCGCGGTGGTGCAGTACGCgatgtgtttgcttagaagaGACGCCTCCGAAGAGGTCGTGAGGGCGTTCTTGAGCTCCATGGTCAGGCCCTGCCACCACCACACTGTCAGCGGCGTGGCGCCGTCGATGGGACTCATGCGCCAATCAGCTGTTTGTGTATAG
- the LOC120658414 gene encoding uncharacterized protein LOC120658414 isoform X2, which translates to MEEEGTPECCCMGRMEIGGPTDAVSPPLLSDFKSTDQFQFIDGNGQRHSIARPPAAMEDSDLDSAALWAAVDYAAAKVSTRVRGAASDDDHRGEVLQPARPFKSPRLASASHATPPSPSPSPLPLPLAPPTHASPYATSDSAAAAAAAARNRLAVVESPPPQPWWFSTGSPITTPNDGGLLPSLSVDNFRKYQEVALSILEKSD; encoded by the exons ATGGAGGAAGAGGGCACACCAGAGTGTTGTTGTATGGGCCGGATGGAGATAGGCGGGCCCACCGATGCAGTCAGCCCCCCTCTTCTCTCGGATTTCAAATCCACCGATCAATTCCAGTTCATCGACGGCAACGGCCAACGGCACAGCATCGCACGGCCTCCCGCCGCCATGGAGGACAGCGACCTCGACTCCGCCGCGCTCTGGGCCGCCGTTGACTACGCCGCCGCCAAGGTCTCCACCCGAGTCCGCGGCGCCGCAAGCGACGATGATCACCGCGGCGAGGTGCTGCAGCCCGCCCGCCCGTTCAAGTCCCCGCGGctcgcctccgcctcccacgccacgccaccgtcgccatcgccatcgccgctgcccctgcccctggcccCGCCGACTCACGCCTCTCCTTACGCCACGTccgactcggcggcggcggcggcggcggcggccaggaacCGGCTCGCGGTCGTTGAGAGCCCGCCTCCTCAGCCCTGGTGGTTTTCCACGGGGAGCCCCATCACCACGCCCAACGACGGTGGCctgctcccctccctctccgtgGACAACTTCAGAAAGTACCAGGAGGTAGCCCTCTCG ATTCTGGAGAAAAGTGACTAG